In one Streptomyces sp. NBC_01288 genomic region, the following are encoded:
- a CDS encoding MerR family transcriptional regulator, with translation MEDLAHLSGATVRTIRAYQDRGLLPRPERRGRANVYADVHLARLRQIADLLDRGYGLASIKELLDAWDAGRGLGGVLGLAAEVDGPWTDEEAVRISRAELEQRFGGSPDDAAVAEAVELGVLEPVPGDPDSFLVPSPQELAVAVELYASGVPLPAISSHLRELRVQVEHIAARFLEFTTEHVFARYLDGSHRPTDADATEAASLVRRLRPLAQQTVDAELARAMRLFANRSLRRHLGAAEPSRSVSSSRSVAVPETTMRAVEGLVGPARAAEFIALAVERELRARALDALMPSSAPPDDLDEQG, from the coding sequence ATAGAAGACCTCGCGCATCTCAGCGGTGCCACCGTCCGGACGATCCGTGCCTACCAGGACCGCGGGCTGCTCCCCCGGCCCGAGCGGCGCGGCCGGGCCAACGTGTACGCCGATGTCCATCTCGCCCGGCTCCGGCAGATCGCGGATCTGCTCGACCGTGGCTACGGCCTGGCGTCCATCAAGGAGTTGCTGGACGCCTGGGACGCGGGCCGGGGGCTGGGCGGGGTGCTCGGGCTGGCCGCCGAGGTGGACGGGCCGTGGACCGACGAAGAGGCGGTACGGATCTCGCGCGCCGAGCTGGAACAGCGCTTCGGCGGCAGCCCGGACGACGCGGCCGTCGCCGAAGCCGTCGAACTCGGCGTGCTGGAACCGGTCCCCGGAGACCCCGACTCATTCCTCGTCCCGAGCCCCCAAGAGCTGGCCGTGGCCGTCGAGTTGTACGCCTCCGGAGTCCCGCTGCCCGCGATCTCCTCCCACCTGCGGGAGTTGAGGGTCCAGGTCGAGCACATCGCCGCCCGCTTCCTGGAGTTCACCACCGAGCACGTCTTCGCCCGCTACCTGGACGGATCACACCGTCCGACCGACGCGGACGCGACCGAAGCGGCCTCGCTCGTACGACGGCTGCGGCCCCTCGCGCAGCAGACGGTGGACGCCGAACTCGCCCGGGCGATGCGCCTGTTCGCGAATCGGTCGCTGCGCCGGCATCTCGGCGCGGCGGAGCCTTCGCGGTCCGTGTCATCGTCACGTTCCGTGGCCGTGCCCGAGACGACAATGCGGGCCGTGGAGGGGCTGGTTGGTCCGGCGAGGGCGGCCGAGTTCATCGCGCTGGCGGTCGAACGGGAGCTGAGGGCAAGGGCGTTGGATGCGCTCATGCCAAGCAGTGCGCCCCCAGACGATCTTGACGAACAGGGGTGA
- a CDS encoding RNA 2'-phosphotransferase has product MDERRTVKVSKYLSKHLRHQPERIGLTLDEAGWVEIDTLIAACAAHGVRFSRQELDHVVATNDKRRFAIEGTRIRASQGHSIEVDLGLPPATPPPYLFHGTVARNLDAIRGEGLRPMNRHAVHLSADRETATRVGARRGRPVVLSVDAGAMHEDSHVFRVSENGVWLTEAVPVRYLRFPAPH; this is encoded by the coding sequence ATGGATGAAAGACGCACCGTGAAGGTGTCGAAGTACCTCTCCAAGCATCTGCGCCACCAGCCCGAGCGGATCGGGCTCACCCTCGACGAGGCCGGCTGGGTCGAGATCGACACGCTGATCGCCGCCTGTGCCGCACACGGGGTCCGGTTCAGCCGTCAGGAACTCGACCACGTGGTGGCCACGAACGACAAACGCCGCTTCGCGATCGAGGGCACCCGTATCCGCGCCAGTCAGGGCCACAGCATCGAGGTCGACCTCGGACTGCCCCCGGCCACCCCACCGCCGTACCTCTTCCACGGCACGGTCGCCCGCAACCTGGACGCGATCCGGGGCGAGGGGCTCCGGCCCATGAACCGCCATGCCGTGCACCTCTCCGCCGACCGGGAGACCGCGACCCGCGTCGGCGCCCGCCGCGGCCGCCCCGTCGTGCTCTCGGTGGACGCCGGCGCGATGCACGAGGACAGCCATGTCTTCCGGGTCAGCGAGAACGGGGTCTGGCTCACCGAGGCCGTACCCGTGCGGTATCTGCGGTTCCCCGCGCCCCACTGA
- a CDS encoding Cof-type HAD-IIB family hydrolase, with amino-acid sequence MRENGPVTSATRQPETPASAVPPRLIATDLDGTLLRDDKSVSPRTVAALAAAEEAGVEVFFVTGRPARWMDVVSDHVHGHGLAICGNGAAVVDLHGGPGAHRFVKVRELARENALDAVRLVREAAPGTVYAIELTYGFYQEQAYPKLHMEIPDSLATAEKLLAPDAPGADEPVLKILAFHPELDPDIFLNLARLALGDRANVTRSSPSALLEISGPGVSKASTLALCCAERGIAPEEVVAFGDMPNDVEMLTWAGRSYAMGNAHPDVLAAASGRTVDNNEDGVAVVIERMLAERR; translated from the coding sequence ATGCGGGAGAATGGCCCGGTGACCTCAGCTACTCGACAGCCCGAGACCCCGGCCTCCGCCGTCCCGCCACGGCTGATCGCCACCGACCTGGACGGCACTCTGCTGCGCGACGACAAGTCGGTGTCCCCCCGCACGGTGGCGGCCCTGGCGGCAGCCGAGGAGGCGGGTGTCGAGGTCTTCTTCGTCACCGGGCGCCCGGCCCGCTGGATGGACGTCGTCAGCGACCACGTGCACGGCCACGGCCTGGCGATCTGCGGCAACGGCGCCGCCGTGGTCGACCTGCACGGCGGCCCCGGCGCCCACCGCTTCGTGAAGGTCCGCGAACTGGCCCGGGAGAACGCCCTCGACGCCGTACGCCTGGTGCGCGAGGCGGCGCCCGGGACGGTGTACGCGATCGAGCTGACGTACGGCTTCTACCAGGAGCAGGCGTATCCGAAGCTGCACATGGAGATACCGGACAGCCTCGCCACCGCCGAGAAGCTCCTCGCGCCGGACGCCCCGGGGGCCGACGAGCCGGTGCTGAAGATCCTCGCGTTCCACCCCGAGCTGGACCCGGACATCTTCCTGAACCTCGCCCGCCTCGCCCTCGGCGACCGCGCGAACGTCACCCGCTCCAGCCCCAGCGCCCTCCTGGAGATCAGCGGGCCCGGCGTCTCCAAGGCGAGCACCCTCGCCCTGTGCTGTGCGGAGCGCGGTATCGCGCCCGAGGAGGTTGTCGCCTTCGGGGACATGCCGAACGACGTCGAGATGCTCACCTGGGCGGGACGGTCGTACGCGATGGGCAACGCGCACCCCGATGTGCTCGCGGCGGCCTCCGGGCGGACCGTCGACAACAACGAGGACGGCGTGGCGGTCGTGATCGAGCGGATGCTGGCCGAGCGCCGGTAA
- a CDS encoding ABC transporter ATP-binding protein — MTTLSIDHVSRWFGNVVAVNDITMNVGPGVTGLLGPNGAGKSTLINMMGGFLAPSTGTVTLDGQQVWRNEQIYKHIGIVPEREAMYDFLTGREFVVANAELHGLGAKAAQKALATVEMEYAQDRKISTYSKGMRQRVKMASALVHDPSLLLLDEPFNGMDPRQRMQLMELLRRMGDEGRTVLFSSHILEEVEQLAWHIEVVVAGRHAASGDFRKIRRLMTDRPHRYLVRSSDDRALAAALIADPSTSGIEVDLAEGALRIQAVDFGRFTVLLPRVAKDHGIRLLTVSPSDESLESVFSYLVAA; from the coding sequence GTGACCACGCTCTCCATCGACCACGTCTCCCGCTGGTTCGGCAACGTGGTCGCCGTCAACGACATCACCATGAACGTCGGCCCCGGCGTCACCGGACTGCTCGGCCCCAACGGCGCCGGGAAGTCCACCCTCATCAACATGATGGGCGGCTTCCTCGCCCCTTCCACCGGCACCGTCACCCTTGACGGCCAGCAGGTCTGGCGCAACGAACAGATCTACAAGCACATCGGCATCGTCCCCGAGCGCGAGGCGATGTACGACTTCCTCACCGGACGCGAATTCGTCGTCGCCAACGCCGAGTTGCACGGCCTCGGCGCCAAGGCGGCCCAGAAGGCGCTGGCCACGGTCGAGATGGAGTACGCGCAGGACCGCAAGATCTCCACGTACTCCAAGGGCATGCGCCAGCGCGTGAAGATGGCGTCCGCCCTGGTCCACGACCCCTCGCTGCTGCTCCTCGACGAGCCCTTCAACGGCATGGACCCGCGCCAGCGCATGCAGCTCATGGAGCTGCTGCGGCGGATGGGCGACGAGGGCCGCACGGTGCTGTTCTCGTCCCACATCCTCGAAGAGGTCGAGCAACTCGCCTGGCACATCGAGGTGGTGGTGGCCGGCAGGCACGCGGCGAGCGGTGACTTCCGCAAGATCCGCCGCCTGATGACCGACCGCCCGCACCGCTACCTGGTCCGCTCCAGCGACGACCGCGCCCTCGCGGCCGCGCTGATCGCCGACCCGTCGACGTCCGGCATCGAGGTCGACCTGGCCGAGGGCGCGCTGCGTATCCAGGCCGTCGACTTCGGCCGGTTCACGGTCCTGCTGCCCCGGGTGGCCAAGGACCACGGCATCCGGCTGCTCACGGTCTCGCCGTCGGACGAGTCGCTCGAATCAGTCTTCTCGTATCTCGTCGCGGCGTAG
- a CDS encoding ABC transporter ATP-binding protein yields MIATESLSKRFPRVTALDRLSVDVGPGVTGLVGANGAGKSTLIKILLGLSPASEGRAEVLGLDVATKGADIRERVGYMPEHDCLPPDVSATEFVVHMARMSGLPPTAARERTADTLRHVGLYEERYRPIGGYSTGMKQRVKLAQALVHDPQLVFLDEPTNGLDPVGRDEMLGLIRRIHTDFGISVLVTSHLLGELERTCDHVIVVDGGKLLRSSSTTDFTQITTTLAIEVTDTDDHPDGSRAVRDALHARGVDTHDSSGLPGAGHVLLLTATGEETYDVVRDVIADLGIGLVRMEQRRHHISEVFTDTDTGTDTGAGHDAERKEAVGHGN; encoded by the coding sequence GTGATCGCGACCGAAAGCCTGAGCAAGCGGTTCCCACGGGTGACCGCGCTTGACCGGCTCTCCGTGGACGTCGGCCCCGGTGTGACGGGGCTCGTCGGTGCCAACGGAGCCGGCAAGTCGACCTTGATCAAGATCCTGCTGGGTCTGTCCCCCGCCTCCGAGGGCCGAGCCGAAGTGCTCGGCCTCGATGTCGCCACCAAGGGTGCCGACATCCGCGAGCGCGTCGGGTACATGCCGGAGCACGACTGTCTGCCGCCCGACGTCTCGGCCACCGAGTTCGTCGTCCACATGGCGCGCATGTCCGGCCTGCCGCCCACCGCGGCCCGCGAGCGCACCGCGGACACCCTGCGCCATGTCGGTCTGTACGAGGAGCGCTACCGCCCCATCGGCGGCTACTCGACGGGCATGAAGCAGCGCGTCAAGCTCGCGCAGGCCCTCGTCCACGACCCGCAGCTGGTCTTCCTGGACGAGCCGACCAACGGCCTCGACCCGGTCGGCCGTGACGAGATGCTCGGCCTCATCCGCCGCATCCACACGGACTTCGGCATCTCGGTGCTGGTGACCTCGCACCTGCTGGGCGAGCTGGAGCGCACCTGCGACCACGTCATCGTGGTCGACGGCGGCAAGCTCCTGCGTTCCAGCTCCACCACGGACTTCACCCAGATCACGACGACCCTGGCGATCGAGGTCACCGACACCGACGACCACCCCGACGGAAGCCGCGCGGTGCGCGACGCGCTCCACGCGCGCGGGGTGGACACCCACGACAGCAGCGGCCTGCCCGGCGCGGGCCACGTCCTCCTCCTGACGGCCACGGGCGAGGAGACGTACGACGTGGTCCGGGACGTGATCGCGGACCTCGGCATCGGACTGGTGCGCATGGAGCAGCGCAGGCACCACATCTCCGAGGTCTTCACCGACACCGACACCGGCACCGACACGGGCGCCGGCCACGACGCAGAGCGGAAGGAGGCCGTAGGCCATGGCAATTGA
- a CDS encoding M23 family metallopeptidase, whose protein sequence is MRSSRRHPLLVPVLLCALAVLAARPGDDDTHTAAGASAEVARLYQDAAVAAQRYEAGRQEADAQRARAQRVEGQLDRERREIARLHEDLGRIARAQYRGGGGVPMAARILLADSPEDLMRDQHVFSQADLAVGNALGRSHRAEVRLAGDEAKAASAWRTLERRNAELADLKQGIQRRLDEARGQLQGQADASVAAGSCRGAVRLDQPPARVTDPWVAPVETVELSAGFGSGGSRWANRHTGQDFAVPIGTPVRAAGAGRVVRVSCGGAFGIEIVVEHPGGYYTQYAHLAAVTVDQGDRVTTGQWIAQSGTTGNSTGPHLHFEVRVTPDMGSAVDPLPWLAQRGVPIG, encoded by the coding sequence ATGCGCTCATCTCGCCGTCATCCACTGCTCGTTCCGGTGCTGCTGTGCGCGCTCGCCGTGCTGGCGGCTCGCCCCGGCGACGACGACACCCACACCGCCGCTGGTGCCAGTGCGGAGGTGGCGCGGCTGTACCAGGACGCGGCCGTCGCGGCGCAGCGGTACGAGGCGGGGCGGCAGGAGGCCGACGCGCAACGGGCCCGGGCCCAGCGGGTCGAGGGTCAACTGGACCGTGAACGGCGGGAGATCGCCCGGCTGCACGAGGACCTGGGCCGGATCGCCCGCGCCCAGTACCGCGGCGGCGGCGGTGTCCCGATGGCGGCTCGGATCCTCCTCGCGGACAGCCCCGAGGATCTGATGCGCGATCAGCATGTCTTCTCCCAGGCGGATCTCGCCGTCGGCAACGCGCTCGGCAGGAGTCACCGGGCCGAGGTGCGGCTCGCCGGTGACGAGGCGAAGGCCGCGTCGGCGTGGCGGACGCTGGAGAGGCGCAACGCCGAACTCGCCGACCTGAAGCAGGGCATCCAGCGGAGACTCGACGAGGCGCGCGGGCAGTTGCAGGGTCAGGCGGACGCCTCGGTCGCGGCGGGCAGTTGCCGGGGCGCCGTCCGCCTCGACCAGCCGCCGGCCCGGGTCACCGACCCGTGGGTCGCGCCGGTGGAGACCGTCGAACTGTCCGCGGGCTTCGGCAGCGGCGGCTCCCGCTGGGCGAACCGGCACACCGGCCAGGACTTCGCGGTGCCCATCGGCACGCCGGTCAGGGCGGCCGGGGCGGGCCGGGTGGTGCGGGTGTCCTGCGGAGGCGCCTTCGGCATCGAGATCGTCGTCGAGCACCCGGGCGGCTACTACACGCAGTACGCCCACCTCGCCGCCGTCACCGTCGACCAGGGGGACCGCGTCACCACCGGCCAGTGGATCGCCCAGTCCGGCACGACCGGCAACTCCACCGGCCCACACCTGCACTTCGAGGTACGGGTCACCCCGGACATGGGATCGGCGGTCGACCCCCTGCCCTGGCTGGCCCAGCGGGGCGTACCGATCGGCTGA
- a CDS encoding ABC transporter permease has translation MAIDQPLVPQPGDQTRIHNIGYRHYDGPRLGRAYARRSLYSQSLRGSYGLGRSVKSKVLPMLLFVVMCVPAAIMVAVAVATKAKDLPVDYTRYAIIMQAVIGLYVASQAPQSVSRDLRFKTVPLYFSRPIETADYVRAKFAALASAMLILTGAPLIVLYVGALLAKLDFADQTKGFAQGLVSVALLSLLFSGIGLVIAAVTPRRGFGIAAVIAVLTISSGAVSTLQAIADAQNSTSAIPWIGLFSPVTLIDGLQSAFLGATSAFPGGVGPSHAEGVVYVLAVLGLIAATYGLLIRRYRKVGL, from the coding sequence ATGGCAATTGACCAGCCCCTGGTCCCCCAGCCGGGCGACCAGACCCGTATCCACAACATCGGCTACCGCCACTACGACGGCCCCCGCCTGGGCCGCGCCTACGCCCGCCGCTCGCTCTACTCGCAGTCCCTGCGCGGCTCGTACGGCCTCGGCCGCTCGGTGAAGTCCAAGGTGCTGCCGATGCTGCTGTTCGTGGTCATGTGCGTGCCCGCGGCCATCATGGTGGCCGTCGCGGTCGCCACGAAGGCCAAGGACCTGCCCGTCGACTACACGCGCTACGCGATCATCATGCAGGCCGTCATCGGCCTCTACGTCGCCTCGCAGGCACCCCAGTCGGTCTCGCGCGACCTGCGCTTCAAGACCGTGCCGCTGTACTTCTCACGGCCGATCGAGACCGCCGACTACGTGCGGGCCAAGTTCGCGGCCCTGGCCTCGGCCATGCTCATCCTGACCGGGGCCCCGCTGATCGTGCTCTACGTAGGAGCCCTGCTCGCCAAGCTGGACTTCGCCGACCAGACCAAGGGCTTCGCCCAGGGACTCGTCTCCGTGGCCCTCCTCTCGCTGCTCTTCTCCGGCATCGGCCTGGTCATCGCCGCGGTCACCCCGCGCCGCGGCTTCGGCATCGCCGCCGTCATCGCCGTCCTGACCATCTCCTCCGGCGCGGTCTCCACCCTCCAGGCGATCGCCGACGCGCAGAACTCCACGAGCGCCATCCCCTGGATCGGCCTCTTCTCGCCCGTCACGCTCATCGACGGTCTCCAGTCGGCCTTCCTGGGCGCGACTTCGGCGTTCCCCGGAGGCGTCGGCCCCAGCCACGCGGAAGGCGTCGTCTACGTCCTCGCCGTCCTGGGCCTCATCGCCGCGACCTACGGCCTCCTGATCCGCCGCTACCGGAAGGTGGGCCTGTGA
- a CDS encoding LLM class flavin-dependent oxidoreductase, which produces MSLRLSTVILPYLRWNEGSRESWQRAEQLGFHTGFTYDHLSWRTFRDGPWFGAVPTLTAAAAVTERMRLGTLVTSPNFRHPVTLAKDLISLDDVSDGRVTLGIGAGGTGFDATALGQEPWTPRERADRLGEFVPLLDRLLTEDSVSYKGDFYSAHEARNIPGCVQRPRLPFAVAATGPRGLKLAARYGQAWVTTGDPKLFENGTPEQSVHAIRGQVDKLADACAAIGRDAAGIDKILLTGFTPDRGRPLESLGAFVDFAGRHQELGFTDIVIHWPIPDSDFVADEKIFEQIAMEAPTQLR; this is translated from the coding sequence ATGAGCCTGCGCCTGAGCACCGTGATCCTCCCGTACCTCCGCTGGAACGAGGGGAGCCGCGAATCCTGGCAGCGCGCGGAGCAGCTCGGCTTCCACACCGGCTTCACCTACGACCACCTCTCCTGGCGCACCTTCCGGGACGGCCCGTGGTTCGGTGCCGTACCGACGCTGACCGCCGCCGCGGCCGTGACCGAGCGGATGCGTCTGGGCACCCTCGTCACCTCGCCGAACTTCCGGCACCCGGTGACCCTCGCCAAGGACCTCATCTCGCTCGACGACGTCTCCGACGGGCGGGTCACCCTGGGCATCGGCGCGGGCGGCACCGGCTTCGACGCCACCGCGCTCGGCCAGGAGCCGTGGACCCCGCGTGAGCGTGCCGACCGGCTCGGGGAGTTCGTTCCGCTGCTGGACCGGCTGCTCACCGAGGACTCGGTGTCGTACAAGGGCGACTTCTACTCGGCGCACGAAGCGCGCAACATCCCGGGCTGTGTGCAGCGGCCCCGGCTGCCCTTCGCAGTAGCGGCCACCGGACCTCGTGGGCTGAAGCTCGCCGCCCGGTACGGACAGGCGTGGGTGACCACCGGTGACCCCAAGCTGTTCGAGAACGGCACCCCCGAGCAGTCGGTTCACGCCATTCGCGGGCAGGTCGACAAGCTGGCTGACGCCTGCGCCGCGATCGGCCGGGACGCGGCCGGGATCGACAAGATCCTGCTCACCGGTTTCACCCCGGACCGCGGCCGTCCGCTGGAGTCCCTCGGCGCCTTCGTCGATTTCGCGGGCCGGCACCAGGAACTGGGCTTCACCGACATCGTGATCCACTGGCCCATCCCGGACTCCGACTTCGTGGCGGACGAGAAGATCTTCGAGCAGATCGCCATGGAGGCTCCGACACAGCTCCGCTGA
- a CDS encoding metal-dependent hydrolase, whose amino-acid sequence MTSAHEHHAIAPRRVAFDWSRTPLHWIPDEPTATHVINVLHLLLPAGERWFVKVFKEGLPLVRDPELLADVKGFMGQEATHSVQHAHVLDHLAAQRLDTADFTRHVDFLFERLLGERPPLGAPVPEREWLRFRLAVVAAIEQFTAVLGDWILAAEGLDQAGADEIMLDLLRWHGAEEVEHRAVAYDMFQHCGGHGLPRYARRVAGMAVTAPVMLSLWAWGTAYLIRHDPQLPVRVRYSLPAHNRAVRKGLLPTWRSLGAAVPRYLRRSYHPSREGSLNRAAEYLRRSPAARAGAA is encoded by the coding sequence GTGACCTCCGCGCACGAGCACCACGCGATCGCCCCGCGCCGGGTCGCCTTCGACTGGTCGCGCACGCCCCTGCACTGGATCCCGGACGAGCCGACCGCCACCCACGTCATCAACGTGCTGCATCTGCTGCTGCCGGCGGGGGAGCGGTGGTTCGTGAAGGTCTTCAAGGAGGGCCTGCCGCTGGTCAGGGACCCCGAACTCCTCGCGGACGTCAAGGGGTTCATGGGACAGGAGGCCACCCACAGCGTCCAGCACGCGCACGTGCTGGACCATCTCGCGGCCCAGCGGCTCGACACGGCGGACTTCACCCGGCACGTCGACTTCCTCTTCGAACGGCTCCTCGGCGAACGCCCACCGCTCGGCGCGCCGGTGCCGGAGCGGGAGTGGCTGCGCTTCCGGCTGGCGGTCGTCGCGGCGATCGAGCAGTTCACGGCGGTGCTGGGCGACTGGATCCTGGCCGCCGAGGGCCTCGACCAGGCCGGCGCCGACGAGATCATGCTGGACCTGCTGCGCTGGCACGGCGCCGAGGAGGTCGAACACCGCGCGGTGGCCTACGACATGTTCCAGCACTGCGGAGGCCACGGCCTCCCCCGCTACGCCCGCCGCGTCGCCGGCATGGCGGTCACGGCGCCCGTGATGCTCTCCCTGTGGGCCTGGGGCACGGCCTACTTGATACGCCACGACCCCCAACTCCCCGTCCGCGTCCGCTATTCGCTTCCCGCACACAACAGGGCCGTACGCAAAGGCCTGCTGCCCACCTGGCGCTCACTCGGCGCGGCCGTCCCCCGCTATCTGCGCCGCTCCTACCATCCGTCCCGGGAGGGGTCGTTGAACCGGGCGGCCGAGTACCTGCGGAGGTCACCGGCGGCACGGGCGGGGGCTGCGTGA
- a CDS encoding SDR family oxidoreductase, producing MTLEGARERWVRTGGVELCVAELGDPSRPTVILVHGYPDSKEVWSEVASRLADRFHVVLYDVRGHGRSTAPEPLRGGFTLEKLTDDFLAVADAVSPDRPVHLVGHDWGSVQSWEFVTVERTVGRIASFTSMSGPSLDHFGHWINKRLTRPTPRRVGQLLGQGAKSWYVYLLHTPVLPELAWRGPLGRRWPKILERVEKVPRGDYPTSSLPTDAAHGAWLYRDNVRARLRRPRPDAYAHAPVQLVTPLGDAFLSERLYDELELWAPGAVRHTLPAKHWIPRTRPDQLASWITEFVTTHEGERPRSTPATGKYVERFGGQLVLVTGAGSGIGRATAFAFAESGARVVAVDRDTESAARTAELARLIGAPEAWAETVDVSDEQAMEKLAAKVAAEYGVVDVLVNNAGIGLSGSFFDTTPEDWKKVLDVNLWGVIHGCRLFGKQMADRGQGGHIVNTASAAAFQPSKALPAYSTSKAAVLMLSECLRAELSGQGIGVSAICPGLVNTNITSTAHFAGVDAAEEKRRQKKSARLYGLRNYPPEKVADAILRAVVRNQAVVPVTPEARGAHLMSRFAPRALRAMARLEPPL from the coding sequence GTGACGCTTGAGGGTGCGCGCGAGCGCTGGGTGCGGACGGGTGGAGTCGAGCTGTGCGTGGCCGAGTTGGGGGACCCCTCGCGCCCCACGGTCATCCTGGTGCACGGCTATCCCGACAGCAAGGAGGTGTGGTCCGAGGTCGCGTCCCGGCTCGCGGACCGCTTCCACGTCGTGCTCTACGACGTCCGGGGCCACGGCCGGTCGACGGCACCGGAGCCGCTGCGGGGCGGGTTCACCCTGGAGAAGCTCACGGACGACTTCCTGGCGGTCGCGGACGCGGTCAGCCCGGACCGGCCCGTGCACCTCGTAGGGCACGACTGGGGGTCGGTGCAGTCCTGGGAGTTCGTCACCGTCGAGCGCACGGTGGGCCGGATCGCCTCCTTCACGTCGATGTCCGGGCCCTCCCTGGACCACTTCGGGCACTGGATCAACAAGCGCCTGACCCGGCCCACCCCGCGCCGCGTCGGCCAACTCCTCGGCCAGGGCGCCAAGTCCTGGTACGTGTACCTGCTTCACACGCCCGTGCTCCCCGAACTCGCCTGGCGCGGCCCCCTGGGCAGGCGCTGGCCGAAGATCCTGGAGCGCGTCGAGAAGGTCCCCCGCGGCGACTACCCGACCTCGTCGCTCCCCACGGACGCGGCCCACGGCGCCTGGCTGTACCGGGACAACGTCCGCGCCAGGCTGCGCAGACCACGCCCCGACGCGTACGCGCACGCGCCCGTGCAGCTCGTCACGCCTCTGGGGGACGCGTTCCTGTCCGAGCGGCTCTACGACGAACTGGAGCTGTGGGCGCCGGGTGCGGTGCGCCACACGCTCCCGGCCAAGCACTGGATCCCGCGCACGCGACCCGATCAACTCGCCTCCTGGATCACGGAGTTCGTGACCACCCATGAGGGCGAGCGCCCCAGGTCGACGCCGGCGACCGGCAAGTACGTAGAGCGGTTCGGCGGGCAGCTCGTGCTGGTCACGGGCGCGGGCAGCGGCATCGGGCGGGCCACGGCGTTCGCCTTCGCCGAGTCCGGCGCGCGCGTGGTGGCCGTGGACCGGGACACGGAGAGCGCGGCCCGCACCGCCGAACTCGCCCGGCTGATCGGCGCCCCCGAGGCCTGGGCGGAGACGGTCGACGTCTCCGACGAGCAGGCCATGGAGAAGCTCGCCGCGAAGGTCGCCGCCGAGTACGGCGTGGTCGACGTCCTGGTGAACAACGCCGGAATCGGACTCTCCGGTTCCTTCTTCGACACCACCCCGGAGGACTGGAAGAAGGTCCTGGACGTCAACCTGTGGGGCGTGATCCACGGCTGCCGCCTCTTCGGGAAACAGATGGCCGACCGCGGCCAGGGCGGCCACATCGTCAACACGGCGTCGGCGGCGGCGTTCCAGCCGTCGAAGGCACTGCCCGCCTACAGCACCTCCAAGGCGGCCGTGCTCATGCTCAGCGAGTGCCTGCGCGCGGAACTGTCCGGCCAGGGGATCGGCGTCTCGGCGATATGCCCGGGCCTCGTCAACACCAACATCACCTCGACCGCGCACTTCGCCGGGGTCGACGCCGCCGAGGAGAAACGGCGCCAGAAGAAGTCCGCGCGGCTGTACGGGCTGCGCAACTACCCGCCGGAGAAGGTCGCCGACGCGATCCTGCGGGCCGTCGTACGCAACCAGGCCGTCGTGCCCGTCACACCGGAGGCGCGCGGCGCCCATCTGATGTCCCGGTTCGCCCCGCGCGCGTTGCGGGCGATGGCCCGCCTGGAGCCGCCGCTGTGA
- a CDS encoding M24 family metallopeptidase, translating into MTTAVTRELSAELRGFREVQRLAYECAEAVAARLEPGVTERDAARMQRSWLRARGVSDWFHLPFAWFGDRTAFTDFRVPLQFFPTGRRLEPGMPFILDMAPVYKGFTADIGYSGSLGANPVQDRLMADLEAHRALLLREVRERRPLREIYEDVDRLMVRQGYANRHRAYPFGVIAHKVDRVAERPWSPRLFGFGTQSLKGLASDALHGHRDGWSPLWSPYRFSDHPPHPGLWAVEPHLGFRGTGAKFEEILVVTDSADPEQSAFWLDDDLPHVRRWAEDK; encoded by the coding sequence ATGACTACGGCGGTGACACGCGAACTCTCCGCGGAACTGCGGGGGTTCAGGGAGGTCCAGCGGCTGGCGTACGAGTGCGCCGAGGCCGTCGCGGCCCGGTTGGAACCCGGGGTGACCGAGCGCGACGCGGCGCGGATGCAGCGGTCGTGGCTGCGCGCGCGGGGTGTGAGCGACTGGTTCCATCTGCCCTTCGCCTGGTTCGGCGACCGCACGGCGTTCACGGACTTCCGGGTGCCCTTGCAGTTCTTCCCCACGGGCCGCCGTCTTGAGCCCGGGATGCCGTTCATCCTGGACATGGCCCCCGTGTACAAGGGCTTCACGGCCGACATCGGGTATTCGGGCTCCCTGGGCGCCAACCCGGTGCAGGACCGGCTGATGGCCGACCTGGAGGCACACCGCGCGCTGCTCCTGCGCGAGGTGCGCGAGCGGCGCCCGCTGCGCGAGATCTACGAGGACGTGGACCGCCTCATGGTCCGCCAGGGCTACGCCAACCGGCACCGCGCGTACCCCTTCGGCGTGATCGCGCACAAGGTCGACCGGGTCGCCGAACGCCCTTGGTCCCCAAGGCTGTTCGGGTTCGGCACGCAGTCCCTGAAGGGCCTCGCGAGCGACGCGCTGCACGGCCACCGCGACGGCTGGTCGCCGCTCTGGTCGCCGTACCGCTTCTCGGACCATCCCCCGCACCCGGGCCTGTGGGCGGTCGAACCGCATCTCGGATTCCGGGGCACGGGCGCCAAGTTCGAGGAGATCCTCGTCGTCACCGACTCCGCGGACCCCGAACAGAGTGCCTTCTGGCTGGACGACGATCTGCCGCACGTGCGGCGCTGGGCGGAGGACAAGTGA